A window from Candidatus Cloacimonadota bacterium encodes these proteins:
- a CDS encoding insulinase family protein: protein MKSRKILLSLLVTLLIAGLWAQMPNLRSFPLPQDPELLAGRLENGLSYYIKRNPKPENIAEMRLYVDIGSVNEDEDQRGLAHFTEHMAFNGTKNFAKTEVVNYLSSIGMGYYNGLNGMTSYDYTVYTFKIPTDDREKLNKGLLILSDMAHQVSFDAEEIESERGVIIEEWRMGQDAATRIRDAQNEVFLAGSRYAERSPIGIYEVISGFEHDTIKSFYRDWYRPDLQSVVIVGDFEPEEMLELVEEYFGSIPARENSRPREEFSVPANPEPLAVVATDPEYAQNVIQVMWKKPVTEFKSFHDLREEIKSNLFYTMLNARLSEHSKKPNPPYSFAMAFEYPLLRTMSTAAVFAIFTPGEAEGALQTILTEAERVQRYGFLTSEFERAKVDLLRSLEQAVAQKDTQESASVAWELIDAIANQKVVLSAEDQERTIQFLLETVSLEDVNAVVASLIQDENMFISIGAPQKEGLVYPSEERLLQIAKNVSFQEIEPYEDTAVNEPIMENIPAPVALKTEEYDAETGISTWVLANGVKVYAKKTNFKNDEVLLSATSPGGYSRYPEADLPSALALPMYVSESGFGNFDSVNLAKATIGKVAQAGIRLGLYTEGLSGSCSPKDMELMFQMLYQYATNARFDAQDFASFIRRTKNFNENLMLEPMQVFIKRLFKELQANHPYQVEISDVDLDKADLATVERIYRDRFSDFSDFSFVIVGNFDDEQLKQLCQTYLGNLPAKGRAETLVDVGMRKFSGKNDVVLRKGSDRAFSALFNSGNYSHSVQNEVDMEALELIMNDKLRENIREQRSGVYMIQAMSQSTETPVPSFFLGTFMACSPQRVDELSEAVVATLDSLRSGHLDERYVVTARETLKQQYQESIKSNRYWLNNIQENIRLERPLTEFLERPACFELINRERMISTARQYIDFETNKLSLTLLPEKAEESP from the coding sequence ATGAAATCCCGCAAGATTCTGCTATCACTGCTTGTTACACTACTAATTGCCGGGCTTTGGGCGCAGATGCCCAACTTGAGGAGTTTTCCCCTGCCCCAGGACCCGGAATTGCTGGCAGGACGCCTGGAAAACGGGCTCAGCTATTACATCAAACGCAATCCAAAGCCGGAAAACATCGCCGAGATGCGGCTTTACGTGGATATTGGCTCTGTGAACGAAGACGAAGACCAGCGTGGTTTGGCGCATTTCACGGAACACATGGCCTTCAACGGCACCAAAAACTTTGCCAAAACCGAGGTTGTGAACTATCTAAGCTCCATCGGCATGGGCTATTACAACGGTTTGAACGGCATGACCAGCTATGATTATACCGTTTATACCTTCAAAATTCCCACCGATGACCGCGAAAAGCTGAATAAAGGGCTTTTAATTTTGTCGGATATGGCGCACCAGGTGAGCTTTGATGCCGAAGAAATCGAAAGCGAACGCGGAGTGATTATTGAAGAATGGCGCATGGGACAGGATGCCGCGACCCGCATCAGAGACGCTCAAAACGAGGTGTTTTTGGCAGGTTCGCGCTACGCGGAACGCTCTCCCATCGGCATTTACGAGGTGATTAGCGGGTTTGAACACGACACCATCAAAAGTTTTTACCGGGATTGGTATCGGCCGGATTTGCAGAGCGTGGTGATTGTGGGCGATTTTGAGCCAGAGGAAATGTTGGAACTGGTTGAGGAATATTTCGGCTCCATCCCCGCCCGGGAAAACTCGCGTCCGCGCGAGGAATTTTCGGTTCCCGCAAACCCTGAACCCCTCGCGGTGGTTGCCACCGATCCCGAATATGCCCAAAACGTGATTCAGGTGATGTGGAAAAAGCCGGTGACAGAGTTTAAAAGCTTCCATGACTTGCGGGAAGAAATTAAAAGCAATCTTTTCTATACAATGCTCAACGCGCGCCTGAGTGAACACAGCAAAAAGCCGAACCCACCCTATTCTTTTGCCATGGCTTTTGAATATCCGCTTTTGCGCACCATGTCCACGGCGGCGGTTTTTGCCATTTTTACCCCCGGTGAAGCGGAAGGCGCCCTGCAAACCATTCTCACGGAAGCAGAAAGAGTGCAACGTTACGGGTTTTTGACTTCTGAATTCGAGCGCGCCAAGGTCGATTTGTTGCGTTCTCTCGAACAGGCCGTGGCTCAAAAAGATACGCAGGAATCAGCCTCCGTCGCCTGGGAATTGATTGACGCCATTGCAAACCAAAAGGTGGTTTTGAGCGCTGAGGATCAGGAAAGAACCATCCAGTTTTTATTGGAAACCGTTTCCCTGGAAGATGTTAACGCTGTCGTCGCCAGCCTCATTCAGGATGAAAATATGTTCATCTCCATCGGCGCGCCGCAAAAAGAGGGATTGGTTTATCCCAGCGAAGAGCGGCTTTTGCAGATTGCCAAAAATGTGAGCTTCCAAGAGATTGAACCCTATGAAGATACGGCTGTCAACGAGCCCATCATGGAAAACATTCCCGCGCCTGTGGCTCTCAAAACCGAGGAATATGACGCGGAAACCGGCATCAGCACTTGGGTTTTGGCAAATGGCGTGAAGGTTTATGCCAAAAAGACGAATTTCAAGAACGATGAAGTGCTGTTGAGCGCAACCAGTCCGGGTGGATATTCCCGCTATCCGGAAGCAGACCTGCCTTCAGCGCTTGCTCTGCCCATGTATGTTTCCGAATCCGGATTTGGAAATTTTGACAGCGTGAATCTTGCCAAAGCCACAATTGGAAAGGTTGCGCAAGCCGGAATCAGACTGGGACTCTACACCGAAGGACTCAGCGGATCCTGCTCCCCCAAAGATATGGAATTGATGTTCCAAATGCTGTACCAATATGCCACCAACGCGCGCTTCGACGCCCAGGATTTTGCCTCTTTCATCCGCCGCACCAAAAACTTCAACGAAAACCTGATGCTGGAACCGATGCAGGTTTTCATCAAAAGGCTGTTCAAGGAATTGCAGGCGAATCATCCCTATCAGGTGGAAATTTCGGATGTGGATTTGGATAAAGCAGATCTTGCCACTGTGGAACGCATTTACCGGGATCGTTTTAGCGATTTTTCGGATTTCAGTTTTGTGATTGTGGGGAATTTTGATGATGAGCAACTGAAACAGCTCTGCCAAACCTATCTGGGCAACCTGCCTGCCAAGGGCAGAGCGGAAACCTTGGTGGATGTTGGCATGCGCAAGTTTTCAGGGAAAAATGACGTGGTTTTGCGCAAGGGAAGCGACCGCGCTTTCTCGGCTCTTTTTAACAGTGGGAACTATTCTCACAGCGTGCAAAACGAGGTGGATATGGAGGCGCTGGAACTGATTATGAACGACAAGCTGCGCGAAAATATCCGCGAACAACGCAGCGGCGTTTATATGATTCAGGCCATGTCCCAAAGCACGGAAACCCCGGTTCCCAGCTTCTTTTTGGGCACCTTTATGGCATGTTCGCCCCAGCGTGTGGATGAACTTAGCGAAGCCGTGGTTGCCACTCTGGACAGCCTCCGGAGCGGACATCTGGATGAAAGATACGTCGTTACTGCCCGGGAAACTTTGAAGCAGCAATATCAGGAAAGCATTAAATCCAACCGCTACTGGCTCAACAATATACAGGAAAACATCAGGCTGGAACGCCCGCTTACGGAATTTTTGGAGCGTCCCGCCTGTTTTGAACTGATTAACCGGGAAAGAATGATTTCCACAGCCAGACAATACATTGATTTTGAGACGAACAAACTCAGCCTCACCCTGCTGCCTGAAAAAGCGGAGGAATCGCCCTAA